A genome region from Camelus ferus isolate YT-003-E chromosome 25, BCGSAC_Cfer_1.0, whole genome shotgun sequence includes the following:
- the ZHX1 gene encoding zinc fingers and homeoboxes protein 1 has translation MASRRKSTTPCMVLASEQDPDLELISDLDEGPPVLTPVENTRAESISSDEEVLESVDSDNQQNKKVEGGYECKYCTFQTPDLNMFTFHVDSEHPNVVLNSSYVCVECNFLTKRYDALSEHNLKYHPGEENFKLTMVKRNNQTIFEQTINDLTFDGSFVKEENSEQAESTEVSSSGIPISKTPIMKMMKNKVENKRITVHHNSVEGIPEEKENEIKPDREETVENPSSSASESNTSTSIVNGIHANTASTVVTPAAVLPGLAQVITAVSAQQNSSLISKVLIPVNSIPTYNAALDNNPLLLNTYNKFPYPTMSEITVLSAQAKYTEEQIKIWFSAQRLKHGVSWTPEEVEEARRKQFNGTVHTVPQTITVIPTHISTGSNGLPSILQTCQIVGQPGLVLTQVAGTNTLPVTAPIALTVAGVPNQTTVQKSQVPAAQPVAETKPATAAVPSQLVKHETTLANPDSFGIRAKKTKEQLAELKVSYLKNQFPHDSEIIRLMKITGLTKGEIKKWFSDTRYNQRNSKSNQCLHLNNDSSATIIIDSSDETTESPTVVTSQHKQSWNPFPDFTPQKFKEKTAEQLRALQASFLNSSVLTDEELNRLRAQTKLTRREIDAWFTEKKKSKALKEEKVEIEESNAGNSKEEAGETSPGDESSAPKSGSTGKICKKTPEQLHMLKSAFVRTQWPSPEEYDKLAEESGLARTDIVSWFGDTRYAWKNGNLKWYYYYQSANSSSMNGLSSLRKRGRGRPKGRGRGRPRGRPRGSKRMNNWDRGPSLIKFKTGTAILKDYYLKHKFLNEQDLDELVNKSHMGYEQVREWFAERQRRSELGIELFEENEEEDEVIDDQEEDEEETDDSDTWEPPRHVKRKLSKSDD, from the coding sequence ATGGCAAGCAGGCGAAAATCCACAACACCCTGCATGGTCCTTGCCAGTGAACAGGATCCAGACCTCGAGTTGATATCGGATTTGGATGAAGGTCCTCCTGTACTTACACCTGTAGAAAACACCAGAGCAGAGAGCATCTCAAGTGATGAAGAAGTTCTTGAATCCGTGGATTCTGacaatcagcaaaataaaaaagttgaagGTGGCTATGAATGTAAATATTGTACTTTCCAAACTCCAGATCTAAATATGTTTACTTTTCATGTGGATTCAGAACATCCCAATGTAGTGCTAAATTCATCCTATGTTTGTGTTGAATGCAATTTTCTCACCAAAAGGTATGATGCACTTTCTGAGCATAATCTGAAATATCACCCAGGAGAGGAGAATTTTAAGTTGACTATGGTGAAACGTAATAACCAGACAATCTTTGAGCAAACAATAAATGATCTGACTTTTGATGGCAGTTTTGTTAAAGAGGAGAATTCAGAGCAAGCCGAATCTACAGAAGTTTCTTCTTCAGGAATACCTATCAGTAAAACTCCTAtcatgaaaatgatgaaaaataaagtggAGAACAAACGAATTACAGTTCATCATAACTCAGTTGAGGGCATTccggaagagaaagagaatgaaatcaaACCAGACCGTGAAGAAACTGTGGAAAATCCAAGCTCTTCAGCTTCTGAATCGAATACAAGTACTTCCATTGTAAACGGAATACATGCAAATACTGCCAGCACGGTGGTGACCCCAGCAGCCGTTCTTCCTGGGTTAGCACAGGTGATAACCGCTGTATCAGCTCAGCAGAATTCCAGTTTGATTTCCAAAGTCTTAATCCCTGTTAATAGCATTCCTACCTACAATGCTGCATTGGATAACAACCCCCTTTTGCTTAACACCTACAACAAATTCCCCTATCCAACAATGTCAGAAATTACTGTTCTTTCTGCTCAAGCAAAAtatacagaggaacagatcaaGATATGGTTTTCAGCCCAACGTCTAAAACATGGTGTTAGCTGGACTCCCGAGGAAGTAGAGGAGGCACgaagaaaacaattcaatggaACAGTCCACACTGTACCTCAGACCATAACTGTTATTCCTACACACATTTCCACAGGGAGTAATGGTTTAccatccattttacagacatgCCAAATAGTTGGTCAGCCAGGTCTGGTCCTTACACAAGTAGCTGGAACAAATACCTTGCCAGTAACAGCACCTATAGCCTTGACAGTGGCAGGGGTTCCAAATCAAACAACTGTACAGAAAAGTCAGGTACCCGCTGCTCAGCCTGTTGCAGAAACCAAGCCAGCAACAGCAGCAGTTCCATCTCAGCTTGTCAAACACGAAACCACATTGGCAAACCCTGATTCATTCGGCATTCGGGCAAAAAAGACTAAAGAGCAACTGGCAGAATTAAAAGTTAGCTACCTGAAAAATCAGTTTCCCCATGATTCCGAAATTATCAGACTTATGAAAATCACAGGCCTGACAAAAGGAGAGATTAAAAAGTGGTTTAGTGACACAAGGTACAACCAGAGAAATTCAAAGAGTAATCAGTGCTTACATCTCAACAATGATTCGTCCGCCACTATCATTATAGACTCAAGTGATGAAACCACGGAATCCCCAACTGTTGTCACTTCACAGCATAAACAATCCTGGAATCCTTTTCCTGACTTCACTCCCCAAAAGTTTAAAGAGAAGACTGCAGAGCAGCTTCGTGCCCTTCAGGCAAGTTTTCTCAACAGCTCTGTACTTACAGATGAAGAATTAAATAGGCTAAGAGCGCAAACCAAACTTACCAGAAGGGAAATTGATGCTtggtttacagagaaaaagaaatcaaaagctttaaaggaagagaaagtggaaATAGAGGAAAGTAATGCAGGTAATTCCAAAGAAGAAGCCGGAGAAACTTCTCCCGGAGATGAGTCTAGTGCACCCAAGTCAGGGAGTACCGGCAAGATATGTAAAAAAACACCTGAGCAGCTGCACATGCTTAAAAGTGCGTTTGTCCGAACACAGTGGCCGTCGCCAGAAGAGTACGACAAGTTGGCCGAAGAAAGTGGGCTTGCTAGAACAGACATAGTTAGCTGGTTTGGGGACACCCGTTACGCTTGGAAAAATGGAAACTTAAAATGGTACTACTACTATCAAAGCGCCAATTCGAGTAGTATGAATGGTCTGTCTTCCCTTaggaaaagggggagagggagacccAAAGGAAGGGGACGAGGAAGACCCCGTGGGCGGCCCAGAGGAAGCAAGAGAATGAACAACTGGGACAGGGGGCCGTCACTCATCAAATTCAAAACTGGAACTGCAATACTTAAGGATTATTACCTGAAGCACAAATTTCTTAATGAGCAAGACCTTGATGAACTTGTTAACAAATCACATATGGGCTACGAGCAGGTCAGAGAATGGTTTGCCGAACGACAGAGAAGATCAGAGTTAGGTATAGAATTATTTGAGGAAAATGAGGAGGAAGATGAAGTTATTGATGATCAAGAAGAGgatgaagaagaaacagatgacAGTGACACTTGGGAACCCCCACGACATGTGAAGCGGAAGCTTTCTAAATCAGATGACTGA